Within Halorubrum lacusprofundi ATCC 49239, the genomic segment CCGCCGAGGGCGTCGATGGAGTAGATGTGGGAGCCCTCGTCGTCGACGCCGCCGAGGATCGGCTGGACGATGTAGAACGCGCCCGATCGGAGGAGGTTCCCGGTGAGCGTCGACAGCGCCTCCATGGACATGTCCTTGCCGCGGCGGGTTTCGTAGAGGCTCGTCTCGGCTTTTAGCGTCGAGATGAGGTTCTGGGCGGCGGAGACCGAGCCGGCGATGGTCAGCGCGCCGCGGGGATGGACCTCCTCGACCTTCTGGACGTCCTTCGAGGAGACCATGCCGCCGAGAGAGGCGCGCATGTCAGTCGCCATCACGACGCCGTCGGCGGTCTTGATGCCGACCGTCGTGGTCCCGGTCTTCATTTCGCCCTCGCCGTCGGCCTGCGCCGCGCGGCGTTCGCTGTGTTCGAACTCGCCAATCTCCGGTCCGAAGACGGGCTGATCGCGGCCTAACTCCTCGGCCGGCCCGTCAGAGAGGTCGCCAGTCGGTGTTCGCATTACGCCTTCGTTGGCCCGGCGCGCTGATAAAGGCAACCCTTCGGGGACCGACCGCCGGTTCCGACGGGTCTATGCGTTGGCGAATGCCTCGATGCCATTTATAAGCAACTAGGTACGCGAACCAACCGCGAACGCGGTGATTTTGGTCCGTCTCGACGCTTCCCTCCGGCTCACACGAATTGTTCGTCTCGGATCGCATGTGGCGGCGCGTGCCCGTGAGCGGCCGTCAGGCCGCGAGCGGCACGCGCGAGGGAGCCCGCGGCCGCCTCTGGCGGCCGCGGCGAGGCTGGGGAGGCGTGAGGCTGCGGTTACCGTGCGGTGTGAGCCGTCCTCGGCGGCTGGGGCTTTGGAAGTGATCGCCTTCCCAGCACTGATCGCTTATAAACAACGACCGGATCCGAATCGGCGACGCTCCTGAGAAGCGGGCGCTTTTGAAAAGGAACTGTCCGAAAACGGAGCGGTTACGACGGCGTCGACGCGTTCACTCTTCGGTGGCCTCGTACACTTCGCCGGTGGTCTGGACGAGCCGGCCGATGGGGACGT encodes:
- the psmB gene encoding archaeal proteasome endopeptidase complex subunit beta; translation: MRTPTGDLSDGPAEELGRDQPVFGPEIGEFEHSERRAAQADGEGEMKTGTTTVGIKTADGVVMATDMRASLGGMVSSKDVQKVEEVHPRGALTIAGSVSAAQNLISTLKAETSLYETRRGKDMSMEALSTLTGNLLRSGAFYIVQPILGGVDDEGSHIYSIDALGGTTEEEYTVTGSGSQYALGVLEQEYDDDVTVDEAKTMAAKAIQSAVERDLASGNGINVAVVTDDGVDITRYKDFDDLL